CGGATACAGCCACCGCTTTCACCTCCCGATCGTGGCCGAGACGTTCGATGGGTTTCTCAACGACATCGAAGCGTTTCAGATCACCGGCGATCACCTCTACGAGGCGCTGGCCGCGGCGGCGGGCGGGCCCGTCGCCGAGGGCAACGTCGGCGGCGGCACCGGGATGCGGTGCCACGGGTTCAAAGGCGGCATCGGCACGGCGTCGCGGGTGGTCGGGGTGCTCGGCGGCCGCTACACCGTGGGCGTCCTGGTACAGGCGAACTACGGCCGCCTACCGCACCTCCGCATCGACGGTGTTCCGGTGGGCCGGGAGCTCGACGCGCGCCGGGGCGGCGAGGAGCCGAAAGGCTCCATCATCGTGATCGCCGCGACGGATGCGCCGCTGATCCCGATCCAGTGCACGCGCCTCGCGCGCCGCGCCACGGTCGGGCTCGCCCGTGTCGGCGGCCACGGGTTCAACACCAGCGGCGACCTCTTCCTCGCGTTTGCGACCGGGAACGACCTTCCCGCGCCGCCCACCGCGCCCTACGCGCTCACGATGATCCCCCAAGAACACATCGACCCGTTCTTCGAGGCCGTCGCCGAGGCCACCGAAGAGTCGATCCTCAACGCGCTGACGGCCGCCGAGACGATGACGGGATTCCGCGGCACGGTCGAGGCGATGCCGCTCGACGAAGTGCGGCAGATCATCGCCGCTCACCGTCCGCGCCGATGATAAACGGCGGCGGCCCCGCCGGTCGCCGGCGGGGCCGCCGTCAACGAGGATCGCGTGTCCCGCCTAGACGAACCCGAACTCGCGCTCCGCCACCGTCAGGCTCTCGTCAATGATCGAGACCATCCGGTCGATCTCCTCACGCGTGATGACGAGCGGCGGCGAGATCTGAATCGACATGAACACGCGACCGAACAGCCCGCGCTCGTCCATCGCGGCCACGAGCCGCCGGCTGAACGGGTGCGCCGCGGCGGCGGGGCCCCAGCCGAACGGTTCCTTGGTCTGCTTGTTCTGCACCAGCTCGACCGCGTAGAGCAGGCCGATGCCCCGAACGTCGCCGACGGTCGGGTGCGCGCGCAGGGTTTCGAGGCGCTCTTTCAAGTATGGGCTCAGTTCGGCGCACCGGCGCGGCAGGTTCTCGCGCCGGATGATGTCGAGGTTCGCCAGGGCCGCGGCACACGACACGGCCTGTCCGCCGAACGTCAGCAGGTGCGCGAGGCCGACGTCCTTCTGCTTGAACTCCGCGTACAGGTGGTCGGTCACCGCGACGGCGCCGATCGGCGCGTAGCCGGAGGACAGGCCCTTGGCCATCGTCATGAGGTCCGGTACGATGCCGAATTGCTCCGTCGCAAACATCGTACCCGTGCGGCCGAAGCCGTTGATGACCTCGTCGCAGATCAGCAGCACCCCGTGCTTGTCGCAGATCTCCCGCACCCGCTGCCAATAGCGCGGCGACGGCACGTGGGTGGCGTTGGCGGCCGAGACCGGCTCGCCGAGCACCGCGGCGACGGTCTCCGGTCCCTGCGCCCGGATCTCGTAGTCGATCGCGTCCGCGCAGGCCAGGTCCTCCGCCTCGCCGCTGAGACCGAACCGCGGCCGGTAGCGGTCGGGCGACGGCACAAACGACACGCCGTGCATGAAGGGCCCGAAGTACGTCTCGTTGCGGGACGACGTCACGCTCAACGCGCCGAAGGTCGCGCCGTGGTAACCGCCGAGCCGCGCGATGATCTTGTAGCGCTTCGGGAACCCGCGCATCGCCTGGATCTGCTTGGCGATCTTCATCGCCGTCTCGACGGCCTCGGACCCCCCGGAGCAGAAGAAAAACCGGTTGAGGTCGCCGGGCGTCAGCCCCGCCAGCACGTCGCCCAACTGCACCGCGGGAAGGCTCGTGTAGGACGCGGCCGAGACGTAGGCCAGCTCTCCGGCCTGGCGGGCCATCGCCTCGCCGATCTCTTTCCGGCCGTGGCCCACGTTGACCACGTAGAGCCCGGCGAGGCTGTCGAGGTACTTGCGGCCGCGGGCGTCCCAGAGGTGGCAGCCGTCGCCGCGGACCAGCACCCGCAGCCCATCCCGCTCGGCAAGGTCGAGCCACCGCGCGGTGTGGATCCAGATGTGCTCGAGCGCCTGCTGTTCGACCGGCGTCATCGCCGGCGCGGACGTGGTTCCCTGTGCCGCCGTGGATGTCGCGGAGGTCTTCAGGGTCGTCTCGTTGTCGGGCATGAACTGCCTCCTCCCGTCGCCTTTAAAACACCCGGCGCGTTTCCGCGCGGGGGTCGCCTCCGGAGAAGATGCGCCTCTATCCAGTTTATCGCTTCGCTGGACGGCAGGACACGCACCCGATCGCCGGCGTGACGCCCTCGGAGGGCCGCCGCGTGGACTTGCCGCAGCCGGAGGGACCGATGACGGTGACGAACTCGCGCGCGTCCACGGTCACGTTCACCGCATCGAGCGCCGCGACCCGCGGCCCCCGCGCGAAAGAAGGTTCTTGCTCGCCCCTTCATATGGACGGCGGCGGCGCCATGACGCCTCGCCGGTTTCCATGGGGGCTCAGTTAAAGCCTGCTCAGGACGATAATCGAACGGTCAGCCGCGGTCGACGACGCGGCAGAAGACCTGCACGACCTCCGGATCGAACTGCGCGCTGGCGTTCCGGCGCAGCTGCGCCTTCGCGTCGAGATAGTACAGCATCGGCGTGCCGGGTCCGCCTGTGACCATGTCGGCGTACGCGATCGCCACGGCGAGAATCCTTGCCCCAACCGGGATGGCGTCCTCTTTGAGACGGTCCGGCGTCCCCGCGCCGTCCCAGCGCT
The sequence above is drawn from the bacterium genome and encodes:
- a CDS encoding aspartate aminotransferase family protein: MPDNETTLKTSATSTAAQGTTSAPAMTPVEQQALEHIWIHTARWLDLAERDGLRVLVRGDGCHLWDARGRKYLDSLAGLYVVNVGHGRKEIGEAMARQAGELAYVSAASYTSLPAVQLGDVLAGLTPGDLNRFFFCSGGSEAVETAMKIAKQIQAMRGFPKRYKIIARLGGYHGATFGALSVTSSRNETYFGPFMHGVSFVPSPDRYRPRFGLSGEAEDLACADAIDYEIRAQGPETVAAVLGEPVSAANATHVPSPRYWQRVREICDKHGVLLICDEVINGFGRTGTMFATEQFGIVPDLMTMAKGLSSGYAPIGAVAVTDHLYAEFKQKDVGLAHLLTFGGQAVSCAAALANLDIIRRENLPRRCAELSPYLKERLETLRAHPTVGDVRGIGLLYAVELVQNKQTKEPFGWGPAAAAHPFSRRLVAAMDERGLFGRVFMSIQISPPLVITREEIDRMVSIIDESLTVAEREFGFV
- a CDS encoding P1 family peptidase, with amino-acid sequence MGRARVRDLDITIGRLPAGPNNAITDVGGVLVGHRTLIADAPHVTRTGITVIVPRRGAIWTNYAFGGWFSFNGNGEMTGVPWLDESGLLGSPIAITNTYAVGVVRDALIRYAVEHGYSHRFHLPIVAETFDGFLNDIEAFQITGDHLYEALAAAAGGPVAEGNVGGGTGMRCHGFKGGIGTASRVVGVLGGRYTVGVLVQANYGRLPHLRIDGVPVGRELDARRGGEEPKGSIIVIAATDAPLIPIQCTRLARRATVGLARVGGHGFNTSGDLFLAFATGNDLPAPPTAPYALTMIPQEHIDPFFEAVAEATEESILNALTAAETMTGFRGTVEAMPLDEVRQIIAAHRPRR